The genomic interval GGCCTCTTCTCTCCCCGGCCTTCTTAACTATCAATGGCTCCCACGCTACCTAGGCTCTCTTCTCTCATGATCGTGTCTCCCGgtccatgtcgtcgtcgagttTGACTGTCTTGCTACCACACGCCCTGGctcttttctctcccccTACCTAGCCATGACGCTCATAAGGCTTACTGACACTGGCGACAGCAAGCGCATGTATGACAAGCGGTTCCGGGAATGGAATGTGTTCAAGAACGGCAACAGCGAGGATGGGCCGAGAGCTCAGCGCCGTGGCTCTCCTGCTTCCACGTCGGTATCAGACGGCACCCGGATTGGTGAGAATGATCTCATGAGTCAAATTGACGTCCGCCGAACAATACGATGCGCCAAATCTGTCCAGCAAGGAGTCAGAACAGCCGCAGGGCAACCCCCTCCGTCCCCTCTCAGCCCCCTCTCACCGCATGCTGCTCCCAGCCCATCGCCCGCGCCCTCTGCCAGAGGGAGCATTCACATCTCTGACCTCTTGACGGACCGGAGCATGGTTCATCACTTGAGCATACCCAGTCTtgtcaaccccatcaacgAAGGATCCTCTCCACAGGCCACATCTTCGCCGGAAACCGCGTATGGGACTCCCAGGTCGACTTTGACCGCGTCAGACGATCACACCCCGGCCAACCCTGACGCCCGGTCCAACACTGGCTCTCCCGGCCCGAGTCTGGCTACCTACAAGGCTCAGATTCAGACGCTTGCgagatcaccacctccatctctGGCACTGGACGCAAGGACGCGGTCCCTGAAAATCATTACCCTCAGCCTAAGAGACTACTATGACTGGCAGCTTCAGAACATTCCCGAGGGCGTCCTACCTGATGATTACCTGGGAGCCCGTTCGACTCTCGAGTCCACCAAGTACTGGGCGACCATCAAGAACGCCATTTATTTGATCAAGCTGTCGGCAGCATCCTTGGATGGCGCTGACTCTTTGCCTGCGAACCGTGCGTGGCCTGCCTTGTCCGAAGCTGGCGTTTTCGCAGCAGATGCCATGACATCTCAGCCCTTTGATTTTCTCAAGAATCTGTTTGCGACCCTCTCACCTGCCAACCTGAGCGCCCGCCCTGAGCTTCGGACCATCCTCCTACAGTTTCTTTCCATACAGGCCGAAGAAAGCCTCTCAGCAAATCACCCCATCACGTTGATCTGCCAGGAGCTGCAACGTGATGAAAACTGCCAAGAAGTGTCCCGCAGGGGTCTTCAGTGCATGCTCGATATTTTCAACACACGTCTTGGGCGGTCTAGGGCTGTCACGATCAAACTTACGGATTCCCTGGCCACGCTCTTGCGTCGGAATGGAGAGTTTGACGCCGCTCGGGATATCATTGTGGAACTGCTCAAGTCATGCCGTCAAGTATACGGACCGGAGTCGGACCAGGCTCGCGCCACGGAAAACGAGCTCGCCCATCTTTACATGGCGACGGAAGAGTGGGACTTGGCAATTCAGCACTGCATGTCTGTCGTCACACGCCCTTCAGGTCTCGGGGAGCAGACAGAACCATCGCTGTACCAAGACGGCATCGCAGCACACACCATGGAAGATATTGCTGAGATTTACCAGCGGCAGGGGGACTTGAAACAGTGCATTTTCTGGCTCGAGCGGGCTGCTTCGATCGCCTTGATAATATGGGGGCCGAAGTCTCTTGCGACAAGCCATATTGTCGACAAAATGACGAATATTCAGCGGCAATTCGGCAAGGACTTGCTGAGAAGTGCCAACATGTGGGAGGCTGCTTTAGTGCAGCAGGACTAAGGTGTAGCGGCCCaaccgttgttgttgttgttttgggtggggggaCCATCTTTGTTGGCTGGTTTACGGTTAATCTTCTGGTCGGATCACCACATTTGGATTGGAGCAGGTTAATATTGTTGGTTGATAACGGAACGCAGCTATAGCTTTGCATATCATGCGGCCACCTGCAACCTCCTGGCTCTCCATCCAGACTGGAGCATCCAGGTGAGACGGCGAGTCTGAATTTGAATTGAGGAGCTTTCCTGAGCTGATCAGAACTTGGGAGATCGCACCCGTAACCGGAATGCCATTGGCGCGGTGATCATTGCCAATACATTGAGCACACTGCCGGGGAGCACAGATGTGGGGACGACAAGTGTCACGAAGTGGGCTGGCGAGCCAACCGCATACTACTTAATATCAGACTGTCGGTGACTCTAACAATTTTCTTTGGGGGCTTAAAGTCTAGCTTTGTTTGCTGAGTCAGAAAGTCCACTGAAAAGGCTGGTGTGACCGAACATCAACCCAAGGACCCTGGCGGCTTGCGACGAGGAAGGTGACTTGGAGGGATCAGCAAGTTCAACAGACGCAGTTGCTGCAAGACAGGCAACACCCTATAAACCGCCCGTCATGTCTGGCGGAGACGCTAGTTCTGATGTCCCATGAGACATTTCGAAATTTGGCCCCCAAATCCAAGGTAGTCAGCGCGTCTTAGGGATGCCAATCTCCGTGTCTGTGTCCGAGTGGGACTTTGAGTCCGAGCTGGGTGTTACCCCCCCAGGTTCTGAGGCTTGCCGTATGCCATGACCGCAGCAAAATCAAACACTTTGATCACCACGCCGACCGGCATTCTAAGAGTGGGCAATCAGGCACTCAATGATGAGTAATCCTAAGAATAAAGAGTATACATCTCCTTCGCGGCCAAAGATCATGgcttccatcccatcttcagGCATCCATTCGGCCTGCCTGATGGAGATACACAGATGAAACGACGATTGGCagtcctccccatcttcatctcTAACTGGCGGGTCATTCCTTGTGTTTTTTGAGCAGCACATGGTTATCGCAGCTGCGTTCAGGTATAAGGCATGGATGTAGCGGAGTTGTGCAGTTGGGTTTCTCGGCCTCAAGCTGGTAAAGTTGGTTTGACATTGGGGGCGGTCCCTCGCGCCAAATTTGACGAATGAGAAGCATAGACAAGCCACCACCTACATGTTTTTTTCCAGAAGGTTTTTTTCCTGGGGTTGTCGTAGCTGTGAAGGGGGCGTTGGTGGCGAGCCAGGATAAAACTATCCCGGGGAACTGGTACTTGGTATAATTCATGGTAAGCGACCACCCCGGGGGCCGGCCAGGGAGGCCCAAATTGTCATTATCTGGTATATGTTCCAGCACCACATCTAATTTCCACTCAGTAGTATACACAAAATAAACACCCAATCTGGGCACATTTCTCATGGCACACGGGCTGTGAATGTTTCAGGAGCTTTGCAAAGGAGTTGTGGCTGCATTTACGACTTTAATCCGACCTCAGGCGCTAAACACTGCCCACTCGCAGACAAAGGTAAAACTGGACTATACTTTGACGGTCAAGTTTGTGAGACACAATGTAAAAACGGGCCATCCTTCAACTTCCTATCCGGCATAATTGCCAGACATAGCTGTAGAATCGGGTGGCTGGGCAAATGAATATTTGGGACAATGCCGTATACATGTTGATGAGAAGTTGGGTAATTTTGCCTGGGTCGGGCTACTCCGTCATCTCCCGGCAGTCCATAGGGCTGCATATCAGCTTACATACTTCGCCGTACCTTGGCCTCCATGGCACGGGCGTTTTAAGGTAGCACCTTACATCATGTctcgaggatggggatgtgggtCAGATTGTTCCAGAACATTCCGGGGTTAACCGCGGCTTCTGCCTTGGTAGGTATCCATTGGCGTGGGCAGCAATCCTGGGAAGGCAGGAACTGTCAAAGGCCACGGGGCCTCATGACTGATTCGTCATGGGGTATTCGTGGCGGTGAAATTCCTGGGTCTTTCGGGGCTCATCTATGTATGTCCATATCTGCCTTGGGGGCCAAAGGCATCTCACCTTCGGTCTCAGTAACGCATTATTTGATTGCCTCGTGTGGGATGACTACACTATGCAGTATAAAGTCTCTGGTTGTTACCAGGCATCGTGCATTCGTCacggcggtgggggagcgAGATTGACTGGGTGCAATACAGCCAACAACTGGTGCGCCATTGGCTTCGCCCGGATGCATTGTGTCTGGACGCGACTGTTGTTGTCGCAAAATAGCGAGGTATGTTGAGCCGAATAAATTACGAATAAGTTACGAATACCGCTCTTTCCCAACATTGCTTTTCAAGCTTGGAGGCCTATCATTGCTAAGAAGCCTTTGGGGCGACGCGACCATGGTACGCAGCTGATTGTAGAAAGATAGGTACCAATACTTACTCTGTGCTGATGACGTGATATATCTAGACACACTACATGATAGGTTTTGAGATGCATTGTCAAGATGGCGTACCAAACTGAGGCCCTCGCCATTGCTGCCTTGGTTCAATTAATGGTAAGCAAGGTATGCACCCAGAAGATAACATGCCTACCCCTCAAAACTCGCCGACGGTATTTTCAGAAACATTCGACTCGCCCTGTGCGGATAACTTTGAGAGTACTCCTTTTCATTCCGGAATGGGGCCAGCTGCGCAGCAAGTCGTCGCCACGGAATAGAATCGCACCAGATGGGTTCCACTGAAAAGCGTGATTACCTGTGATACATGACTTCCGAAAAGATACTGTACCACCATCAAAATGGTCAAGTGAGACATTGATCAATGGTATCACGCTTCTTCGTCTCTCGTTTGGTCGCACTGCctgtgttgtttgtttttgtttttaaCAAGACGCTCTCGTCATACCCGTTGTTTGTTTACATTCAAGCCGTTCAAGTTGAAACTGCCAACCAGAGAACGacccatcttcaccatcctgTCTCTGATATTGTCCAGTGACCCACACGGCACTGTCCTCACAAAAGCCAATTGCCGGTTTTGAGCCCTGCCTACTAGGTTAGCCACTGAGtccttgtcatcatcacAGCAACTGATATGAGGTGATAGTCAATTTCCTGCAGCCAACGAAAATGAAAAGCAACGATGTCGTCGCGATCATTATTCTTGGATACGCCATAGCTGGATTCCTGGCGGGGCTGGGGGTTATGCGGCTTGTTCGTTTACGACACGGAAGAGATTCGCCGTCGACCCTTTCCACCCCAGAAGATGAATCAGCCGAATCAGCATTGAAGAATTCAGGTTCCGCTATAGAAAGTGAAAGCTCTCAATCATCCCAGCCCATAGCAATGCCAGTTCCGGGCCCGCTGCCTGGTCCACCTAATGGCTTTGGTGAAATCGGCTTTTCTGTCCCTCCCTTTCCATGGGTGGGAGCAAGGCCGCCCTTCCCTGAATCCACTCGACCCTAACTGGGCTTCCTTGACCCGTCAGTTTTTGGTTGTTGCCTCTCAGGAAAGAACCAAGAATCGACTACACTCGAGACAGCTATAATCGCCGACCTGGTTCTCGTCAGGAAGACCATTCCTTATGTCTCGGGGGTGGTAATATAGTACGACCAAGCAGGGACAAAAAGGGAAGTTGCCAGATCAAGGATAACACGGGTGACAGCCATCTGGCTATCACTGACAGACAAGGTGTGTACGAGTGGAAAACATGAATGACCGAGGCGGGATAACCTGGAAATCAGCTCGAGCAAAGTTTTGATATATTGATAATTCACTTGGGGAACGTGCATAAAAAGCTGAACCGTGTTTTTGCAATGTGGGTAATGAATTGTACTTGTTCCACCACACCAAGCTATTATCCTGAACCAATACCCCCCGCCAGGCTCTGAACTAACATTTTGCTTATCTAAACCATATACATATATCTTGCCAAATATCGGACTTGTGGCGTGTATGTGGCGTTACGAAAGGAGCCCCAAGGAAACCAGGGAGGCGTTGTCTTCAGCTTCCCAGGTTAGGAAAGCCGAGAGTTGACGGTCATATTAGGATAGGCCTTGTGGATCTTTTCGACCGGGTCGGTTTTTTCAGACGCGGCAGGCTTCGTCGATTTACTTGAGCCAGTCAGACGCGCAAAAAAAGTGTCTTTCTTTGACTCCTTGCTGGAGGCTTTGtctttgaggagggaggtgtcaGACGTCACCGAGGCGAGGTCGGAATCCTTCAACAATGATGACATGGCGATAGtctttggtgtttttgggttGTAAGATCTTATATACCTAGGTAGGGCAGGTAGATACAGAAATTATATGTCCATGCAAGTTGAACAGTCAACAGTGAACAGGTACTGGCTTTATATCTTTGATGGAAGTCGTTTCTGGCCACAGAAGATCTGGCACAACTTTAAATCGTTACGTACGCTACACTATTGACCCTGAGTATGCCTGTCAGGCAGCAAATTACTTGCAGGAAAACTTAGAGATGCCTGGAGATCCCAACACCATGACTGTAGCTAAATCCCGTGATACAGTGACTCCTCGCCGTCATAAACCAAGCATATCTGACCAATCGGAAGAATACGTTGGCTTGAATTAGGATGTCGCTATTTGGTCTTGTGTAGCAGACATCTGCAAGGTCATGCTTTTTGAAGAAAGCCTAGCTAAAGGCAACCCCGGCACTTGAATGCGGTGTGGAAGGTGGCATTGAGGCTAAATTGTGACACTTGAGGACTTTAGTCATGCATATCTCTGCCAAAACCTGTTCAGACGGGAGCAGTGGAGGGTTATGTGGGCTGCAGATTTGGAACAGGAACCTCACTCTTCCGGCCCGAGCCAACACCCCGTGATAGAAGATACCAGACAAGAAAAGATAACCCCAATCATGAACCAGACCAGTGTGTACCGAGGGTAGAGACCTAGAACAACAACTCTGGAAAACAGTGTCTCGACATACCTACCTCATTCGCTAAACACATCTCATCACTCCGGGTTGATTCATCTTGGGGTACCCAATGGCTTCTTGTGATGCCAAcctggtggtggaagagccATGTTATTTCCCAGCTACTCCTTTCCTTTGTTTCGGGATACCTAAGAAAATGGGTGCATCAAAGAGAGAGATGCTGGACTATAGCAACGAAATTTGAGTACGAGATTCTAATTCCGGTCTCTATAATATCTCTCCTACCTATCTAGACGTACCCTTACACCTTCTCACTCAATAGGTGGTCGCAACACTAGGTAGACATTGTCGATCTTCTGTGCTAGTTGCTTTTTATTCACTTTCATATGCGTACCTTGCATATCTTGCCGGTCTTTCTATTCTAATTATACCATTGTGAAAAAGCAATGTCAACAGAACTCAAAGCCACACATGGGCCTCTGTTTATTACTCGTACCTAATACCCTGTTGCATTGATCAACGATAGCCGATAAGGCCCCGTGCCATACATCCCTACATGCAATTACACGAGTGATAAGAGTAGATCATCCCATTACTTGTCTCCAGTCTGCATCTCCCTCGGGTGTTATATCTCCTTGACATACACCAACCTTGGCTCAGCCGTCCAGTACTCACGGGGTGGCACTCAAAATCAACACAAGCCAAGACTGGGTTTGCACTCTGTGGTGGCTGTGCTCGGGGTCGTTCCTTGtttggaggaagatgacatGCTGTATCATTGGAAGACAGCTTCCAACAGAATGCTGACACCGCCGCTACAGAAGCATAGGCCAATCGGTGCACTTCGGTAACATGAACCTTGTTATTCCCATTCCAAATACCTACCTTAGCTACAAATCGGTATGTATCAGTGGCACCATCGGATGTGGGCTGAGCCAGATGGTATTAGTCAGATCCTGCCCCCACAAATCTACTTCTGTAGACATTTCCCATGTTCAAGACGTCAGTAAGGTACCGCTCAGACTCATCTTTTGCTCTCAAACTAACATGGAGACAGAATATAGAACACGACGGCCTCACAAAAAGTCACGAAATGGTTGTTTGCTATGTAAACAGCGTCGGAAAAAGGTAAGGAATTACCGCCATGCATTCACCATGCCATCATTTGACATTTGCGGCCATACTAAAACATTAAATTCATCATCTGTTAGTGTGATGAGCGCAGGCCATGTTGCACCAGATGTGCTGACCGAGATCTGAAATGCCAATATCAGTCGCGCCAACCGCAAAGGGAGGATTGGCTTCCAGTCTCCCCTGCGCTGTCCCGCTCACCGTCGGTTCTTTCCATCCATGGAACAGGCTCCTTGAACGCAGAGGAGCTCGAATTGCTCCGACACTACCTCACCCACACTTCCCGGGCAATACcttacgacgacgacgacctttACGCTCTCCAGGAAGGATTTCCAAATCTTGCCTTTCGCTCTCGAGCTCTCATGAACTCGATTATCGCATTGGCGGCGATATGCAAGTGTCACGACATCATATCACAGCCCACGGTAGACGAAAGGCACATAGATGAGGCCCATGCATTGTTACTGATCGCAGAGGATCGGCATAGGGAGTCATTACGACGAACTCAAAATGATATCTCTAACCTCCATCGAGAATGTTACGATGCCACTCTCGCCAACGCGCCGTTGATGGTCTTGTACATTCTAGCAAATCACTCTGTTCGAATTCAGTGGGCGGGAACCATGCGTGATATCCCAACCGGCTTTGTTCCAACACAACTACAATGGGTATCCCTCATCCGCGCGGCCCACCTCGCTTACAATGGCATGCTGAATGACATTGACCAGCCGTGCGAGCCTTGCTCAGACACAAACTTTGGAGAAAGTATCCCTCCAGCCAGCCCTCTTTACCAACTACCACCCGATCCCATAATCCGTGTTACTTCGCCCGAGGACGGCCCCATGAAGCCTACTAGGgaccttttcctccccatcctaGCGGCCACCTTCCAAGCCGCCATCAAAGGCT from Podospora pseudoanserina strain CBS 124.78 chromosome 6, whole genome shotgun sequence carries:
- a CDS encoding hypothetical protein (EggNog:ENOG503P6SG) encodes the protein MTMLPSENRAEAPVWSGLPGSFSSAPTPSTAPASPERKSRTLQGPSAKEWAKHRETIVGLYKQYPLKRVSELMKRHYGFVASKRMYDKRFREWNVFKNGNSEDGPRAQRRGSPASTSVSDGTRIGENDLMSQIDVRRTIRCAKSVQQGVRTAAGQPPPSPLSPLSPHAAPSPSPAPSARGSIHISDLLTDRSMVHHLSIPSLVNPINEGSSPQATSSPETAYGTPRSTLTASDDHTPANPDARSNTGSPGPSLATYKAQIQTLARSPPPSLALDARTRSLKIITLSLRDYYDWQLQNIPEGVLPDDYLGARSTLESTKYWATIKNAIYLIKLSAASLDGADSLPANRAWPALSEAGVFAADAMTSQPFDFLKNLFATLSPANLSARPELRTILLQFLSIQAEESLSANHPITLICQELQRDENCQEVSRRGLQCMLDIFNTRLGRSRAVTIKLTDSLATLLRRNGEFDAARDIIVELLKSCRQVYGPESDQARATENELAHLYMATEEWDLAIQHCMSVVTRPSGLGEQTEPSLYQDGIAAHTMEDIAEIYQRQGDLKQCIFWLERAASIALIIWGPKSLATSHIVDKMTNIQRQFGKDLLRSANMWEAALVQQD
- a CDS encoding hypothetical protein (EggNog:ENOG503P37Z; COG:S), translated to MNLVIPIPNTYLSYKSVCISGTIGCGLSQMVLVRSCPHKSTSVDISHVQDVSKVPLRLIFCSQTNMETEYRTRRPHKKSRNGCLLCKQRRKKCDERRPCCTRCADRDLKCQYQSRQPQREDWLPVSPALSRSPSVLSIHGTGSLNAEELELLRHYLTHTSRAIPYDDDDLYALQEGFPNLAFRSRALMNSIIALAAICKCHDIISQPTVDERHIDEAHALLLIAEDRHRESLRRTQNDISNLHRECYDATLANAPLMVLYILANHSVRIQWAGTMRDIPTGFVPTQLQWVSLIRAAHLAYNGMLNDIDQPCEPCSDTNFGESIPPASPLYQLPPDPIIRVTSPEDGPMKPTRDLFLPILAATFQAAIKGLRMRAEVKRAEMPTDPGIAFSFVALRAFEVIADEVLHTNTNAIHSKLSPSSSHSSPAPPPPRSRLSYVSPWLRNYLARVTMATPTRPFRRTITAFVNRVPAEYLTLVQTSVEHLFDCRAVEGVVASEGLAVDIFAHWLVLVMLLDGVWWIGGIGAWELGRIVTIIGNKGLGSLQENNTWWPASMYRIYAELKKQVITEVGTEGHI